One part of the Halopenitus persicus genome encodes these proteins:
- a CDS encoding metal ABC transporter permease — translation MTGPITRRRLLGAAVAGVAGLVLLLVAFMVSDGLASLGLPGGGFAAYLVLVGRAVGAVTGLELFAFRFVWYSLATGALIGIVGPLVGIFIVHREMALIGETLAHTAFAGVAGGLLVASATGWSAPLLASALVAAVIGALAVEWLAEHAAAYGDVPIAIMLTGSFALGTIIISWGGGFSGLNIEAFLFGNISFVPVDGAWLMVVVSAVVFAAVGSRYKQLLYVTFDEQAARVARLNVAGYNRLLIVLTAMVVVGSMQVLGVILVAAMLVVPTAAASQVATSFREAVYLAVLVGETSVIAGILIGYGYGIPAGGTIVLIAIAWYVLAVLLADRGISLSARSAS, via the coding sequence ATGACCGGCCCCATCACGCGGCGTCGACTGTTGGGCGCGGCGGTCGCCGGCGTCGCCGGCCTCGTGCTCCTGTTGGTCGCGTTCATGGTCAGCGACGGGCTCGCGTCGCTGGGGCTTCCGGGCGGCGGATTCGCGGCGTACCTCGTCCTGGTCGGACGGGCGGTCGGCGCCGTGACGGGCCTCGAACTCTTCGCGTTTCGGTTCGTCTGGTACTCGCTGGCCACGGGCGCGCTGATCGGGATCGTCGGCCCGCTCGTGGGGATCTTCATCGTCCACCGGGAGATGGCGCTGATCGGCGAGACGCTGGCGCACACGGCCTTCGCGGGCGTCGCCGGCGGGCTGCTGGTCGCGAGCGCGACCGGCTGGTCGGCGCCGCTGCTCGCGTCGGCGCTCGTGGCTGCCGTGATCGGCGCGCTCGCGGTCGAGTGGCTCGCCGAGCACGCGGCCGCCTACGGCGACGTCCCGATCGCGATCATGTTGACGGGGTCGTTCGCGCTCGGGACCATCATCATCTCCTGGGGCGGCGGGTTCTCCGGGCTCAACATCGAGGCGTTCCTCTTCGGCAACATCTCGTTCGTTCCCGTCGACGGCGCCTGGCTGATGGTCGTGGTCTCCGCGGTCGTTTTCGCCGCGGTCGGATCGCGGTACAAACAGCTGCTGTACGTCACCTTCGACGAGCAGGCCGCCAGGGTCGCGCGGCTGAACGTCGCCGGCTACAACCGGCTCCTCATCGTGCTCACGGCGATGGTCGTCGTGGGGTCGATGCAGGTGCTCGGCGTGATCCTCGTGGCGGCGATGCTCGTCGTCCCCACCGCGGCGGCCTCCCAGGTCGCCACGAGCTTCCGGGAGGCGGTCTACCTCGCCGTGCTCGTCGGGGAGACGTCCGTCATCGCCGGGATCCTGATCGGCTACGGTTACGGGATCCCCGCCGGCGGCACGATCGTCCTGATCGCGATCGCCTGGTACGTCCTCGCAGTGCTGCTTGCCGACCGCGGGATCTCGCTGTCGGCGCGGTCGGCGTCGTAG
- a CDS encoding DUF7545 family protein, which translates to MAATETYTVTGPDGDEDTVELPAGLVDLMADQGEQPTRVVTDVLVQVMAQQAHAFAHHAEGEVPEDIREINETAEELFEERFGQSLEDALGHSH; encoded by the coding sequence ATGGCAGCCACCGAGACGTACACGGTAACCGGACCGGACGGCGACGAGGACACCGTCGAGCTCCCCGCGGGGCTCGTCGACCTGATGGCCGACCAGGGCGAGCAGCCGACCCGCGTCGTGACCGACGTGCTGGTGCAGGTGATGGCCCAGCAGGCCCACGCCTTCGCCCACCACGCCGAGGGCGAGGTCCCCGAGGACATCCGCGAGATCAACGAGACCGCCGAGGAGCTGTTCGAGGAGCGATTCGGGCAGTCGCTCGAGGACGCGCTCGGCCACTCGCACTAA
- a CDS encoding ArgE/DapE family deacylase, whose protein sequence is MRNRHDDLRETIESLVSYPSVPGEEGEVQRWLAGKLESLGFETYEWDPDPEVLAAHESFPDVETLDLADRPSVAGVLELGDPDAGPTVVLNGHADVVPVTEADWTSDPFTVRADGDTLYGRGVLDMKSGLALNVFAARAVADRAAESGDLDGRIVVESVVGEEEGGIGAAVAARKNPYPFERDAAIVTEPSSFDAVVAAEGSLMMRLRIFGKSAHAAQTWEGESVLPHFERIRHAFADLEAERCDRVTHSLYADYETPWPVNFGTVEAGNWASSVPAELTAEIRIGVAPHETVAEVEAEFRERLQAVVDADEWLRDHPPEFERFSVQFEGSEIDPDEPIVEAVRAAAADHGVEAPVEGFTGGTDARHLIDAGIPAVVFGPGDLATAHQPDECIAWSDVKTGRSIVADAAERFLREY, encoded by the coding sequence ATGCGGAACCGCCACGACGACCTGCGCGAGACGATCGAGTCGCTCGTGTCGTACCCGAGCGTCCCCGGGGAGGAGGGGGAGGTGCAGCGGTGGCTCGCCGGCAAACTGGAGTCGCTCGGGTTCGAGACCTACGAGTGGGATCCCGACCCCGAGGTCCTGGCGGCCCACGAGTCGTTTCCCGACGTCGAGACGCTGGATCTCGCCGACCGCCCGAGCGTCGCCGGCGTCCTCGAGCTCGGCGACCCGGATGCGGGCCCGACGGTCGTCCTGAACGGCCACGCGGACGTGGTGCCTGTCACCGAAGCCGACTGGACGAGCGACCCGTTTACGGTTCGGGCGGACGGGGACACGCTCTACGGCCGCGGGGTGCTCGACATGAAGAGCGGCCTCGCGCTGAACGTCTTCGCGGCGCGGGCGGTCGCGGACCGCGCCGCCGAGTCCGGGGACCTGGACGGCCGAATCGTGGTCGAGAGCGTGGTCGGGGAGGAGGAAGGCGGGATCGGCGCGGCCGTCGCCGCCCGGAAGAACCCCTATCCGTTCGAGCGCGACGCCGCGATCGTCACCGAGCCGAGCAGCTTCGACGCGGTCGTCGCCGCGGAGGGATCCCTGATGATGCGGCTGCGCATCTTCGGCAAGTCCGCGCACGCCGCCCAGACCTGGGAGGGCGAGTCGGTGTTGCCCCACTTCGAGCGTATCCGACACGCGTTCGCGGATCTCGAGGCCGAGCGCTGTGACCGTGTCACCCACTCCCTGTATGCGGACTACGAGACGCCGTGGCCGGTCAACTTCGGGACGGTGGAAGCCGGCAACTGGGCCTCGAGCGTCCCGGCCGAGCTCACCGCGGAGATCCGGATCGGCGTCGCGCCCCACGAGACGGTCGCCGAGGTCGAAGCCGAGTTTCGCGAGCGGCTCCAGGCGGTCGTCGACGCCGACGAGTGGCTGCGCGACCATCCCCCCGAGTTCGAACGGTTCTCGGTCCAGTTCGAGGGCTCGGAGATCGACCCCGACGAACCGATCGTGGAGGCCGTCCGGGCGGCCGCGGCCGATCACGGGGTCGAGGCCCCGGTCGAGGGGTTCACCGGCGGGACGGACGCGCGACACCTCATCGACGCCGGGATCCCGGCGGTCGTCTTCGGTCCCGGAGACCTCGCGACCGCCCACCAACCCGACGAGTGCATCGCCTGGAGCGACGTGAAAACCGGACGGTCGATCGTCGCCGACGCCGCGGAACGGTTCCTGCGGGAGTACTGA
- a CDS encoding metal ABC transporter substrate-binding protein codes for MTHTRRDLLAGTAGVLAASATAGCTGQLRRIAGERSLEEGGYAAFFTLYDFARHVGGETFPVENPIPAGTMGHAYEAGPELATEVASHELFVYLDVEGFQRWALDAAATIERDYPEVELVDALDGVELLAADAAHAHGGDEGHETDGNDEHETGHDETGHDETGHDETGHDETAADRSGVDPHYWTDPVRASQSVENVRAGMEAADPDNADVYADNAESYRNRLEDVHATFEDGLADRGHETVVLAGHNSYRYLADRYGFTVHSPQGVSPHAEPSQDEISATIDLVDRERIDVILADHFGSNDLANTIVRESTASEVREVSPAEGTTAEWNDRGWGYVEQLTEITLPALQAGLGVNG; via the coding sequence ATGACTCACACGCGGCGGGACCTCCTGGCGGGGACTGCGGGCGTGCTTGCGGCGTCCGCCACTGCCGGCTGCACCGGGCAGCTCCGGCGGATCGCCGGGGAGCGGTCGCTCGAGGAGGGCGGGTACGCCGCCTTCTTCACGCTGTACGACTTCGCGCGGCACGTCGGCGGCGAGACGTTCCCCGTCGAGAATCCGATCCCGGCGGGCACGATGGGCCACGCCTACGAGGCCGGGCCGGAGCTCGCCACCGAGGTGGCCTCCCACGAACTGTTCGTCTACCTCGACGTCGAGGGATTCCAGCGCTGGGCGCTCGACGCGGCCGCCACGATCGAGCGGGACTACCCCGAGGTCGAACTGGTCGACGCCCTCGACGGGGTCGAGCTGCTCGCGGCGGACGCGGCTCACGCACACGGCGGCGACGAGGGGCACGAGACTGACGGCAACGACGAACACGAAACCGGGCACGATGAAACCGGGCACGATGAAACCGGACACGATGAAACCGGGCACGACGAGACCGCAGCCGACCGGTCCGGCGTCGATCCCCACTACTGGACCGATCCCGTTCGCGCGTCGCAAAGCGTCGAGAACGTTCGAGCAGGGATGGAGGCGGCGGACCCGGACAATGCTGACGTCTACGCCGACAACGCCGAGAGCTACCGGAATCGGCTCGAGGACGTCCACGCGACGTTCGAGGACGGGCTGGCCGACCGCGGCCACGAGACGGTCGTCCTCGCGGGGCACAACTCCTACCGATACCTCGCGGACCGATACGGCTTCACCGTGCACTCCCCGCAGGGGGTCTCCCCGCACGCGGAGCCGAGCCAGGACGAGATCTCGGCGACGATCGACCTCGTCGACCGGGAGAGGATCGACGTGATCCTCGCCGACCACTTCGGCTCGAACGACCTCGCGAACACGATCGTCCGCGAATCGACCGCCTCCGAAGTGCGGGAGGTCTCGCCGGCCGAGGGCACTACGGCCGAGTGGAACGACCGGGGCTGGGGATACGTCGAGCAGCTGACCGAGATCACTCTGCCGGCCCTGCAGGCCGGGCTGGGGGTGAACGGATGA
- a CDS encoding metal ABC transporter ATP-binding protein: protein MSAVAAARDVTFSYGDTVAIEGVTLEVQSGEFLGLIGPNGSGKTTLLHLLLGLLEPDSGSIELFGEPVAAFEDGHRIGYVAQQATQKGSTMPVTVEEVVEMGRYPHRGAGRLTEDDRAIVRDAMARVDVDDLRDRRINALSGGQRQRAYIARALASEADLLALDEPTVGVDAESRDRFYGLLDELNDEGIAIVLIEHDIGVVTDRAERIACVNRELYHHGDTESFVESDALERAYGATGTVVHHHH from the coding sequence ATGAGCGCCGTCGCCGCCGCCCGGGACGTCACCTTCAGCTACGGCGACACCGTCGCGATCGAGGGCGTCACTCTCGAGGTGCAGTCGGGCGAGTTCCTCGGGCTCATCGGTCCGAACGGCTCCGGGAAGACGACGCTGTTGCACCTGCTGTTAGGGCTGCTGGAACCCGATTCGGGGTCGATCGAGCTGTTCGGCGAGCCGGTCGCGGCGTTCGAGGACGGCCACCGGATCGGCTACGTCGCCCAGCAGGCGACCCAAAAGGGGTCGACGATGCCGGTCACCGTCGAGGAGGTCGTCGAGATGGGCCGGTATCCCCACCGCGGCGCCGGACGGCTCACCGAGGACGACCGGGCGATCGTCCGCGATGCGATGGCGCGAGTCGACGTCGACGACCTCCGGGACCGGCGCATCAACGCGCTCTCGGGCGGGCAGCGTCAGCGTGCGTACATCGCCCGCGCGCTCGCCTCCGAGGCGGACCTGCTCGCGCTCGACGAGCCGACCGTCGGCGTCGACGCGGAGTCGCGGGACCGGTTTTACGGGCTCCTCGACGAGCTCAACGACGAGGGGATCGCGATCGTCCTGATCGAACACGACATCGGCGTGGTCACCGACCGGGCCGAGCGGATCGCCTGCGTCAACCGCGAGCTGTACCACCACGGGGACACGGAATCGTTCGTCGAAAGCGACGCGCTCGAGCGCGCCTACGGAGCGACCGGAACGGTCGTCCACCACCACCACTGA
- a CDS encoding alpha/beta fold hydrolase, with translation MPTQPSTSRSAAATGASETGASAARADVSTVSVDNGDRTIAYAEYGDPDGDPVLFFHGTPGSRLLAELLESAATEHGVRLVAYDRPGYGRSDPQPDRTVRAAGANATAVLDAAGIETARLVGFSGGSAYALATAATHPGRVDRVDAIAGITPPEFSESTALAPRLLAGMARRAPSVLGSVLRADAWVAERRSPSAVISRYTSDAVDEPVPDDVAAIVKADLIEAVARSRSGVVTEFRTTAAEWEIPLERLAEAAIDVRFHHGDADANAPLADVQRFVAALPTAELRVLEGADHLRTLTRAGPTALREQPE, from the coding sequence ATGCCGACGCAGCCCTCCACATCGCGATCGGCGGCGGCGACAGGAGCATCGGAGACAGGAGCATCGGCGGCGAGAGCCGACGTCTCGACCGTCTCCGTCGACAACGGCGACCGGACGATCGCGTACGCCGAGTACGGCGACCCGGACGGGGATCCCGTCCTGTTCTTCCACGGAACGCCCGGGTCGCGCCTGCTGGCCGAGCTCCTCGAGTCGGCAGCCACGGAGCACGGCGTTCGACTCGTCGCGTACGACAGGCCCGGATACGGTCGTTCGGATCCCCAGCCCGACCGAACGGTGCGTGCCGCCGGGGCGAACGCGACCGCGGTGCTCGACGCCGCCGGGATCGAGACCGCGAGACTCGTGGGATTCTCCGGCGGGAGCGCGTACGCGCTCGCGACGGCCGCCACCCATCCCGGGCGGGTGGATCGGGTGGACGCCATCGCCGGGATCACGCCGCCGGAGTTCTCCGAGTCGACGGCGCTGGCGCCCCGGCTACTTGCCGGGATGGCGCGGCGGGCACCGTCGGTCCTCGGCTCGGTCCTCCGGGCGGACGCGTGGGTCGCCGAGCGACGGTCCCCGTCCGCCGTGATCTCGCGGTATACGTCCGACGCCGTCGACGAGCCGGTCCCCGACGACGTCGCGGCGATCGTGAAAGCCGACCTCATCGAGGCGGTCGCTCGATCCCGGTCGGGGGTCGTGACCGAGTTCCGGACCACCGCGGCCGAGTGGGAGATCCCTCTCGAGAGGCTCGCGGAGGCGGCCATCGACGTGCGGTTTCACCACGGCGACGCGGACGCGAACGCGCCGCTTGCCGACGTTCAACGGTTCGTGGCGGCGCTTCCGACCGCCGAGCTGCGAGTGCTCGAAGGCGCCGACCACCTCCGGACGCTCACGCGTGCGGGGCCGACCGCGTTGCGCGAACAACCGGAGTGA